Part of the Archocentrus centrarchus isolate MPI-CPG fArcCen1 chromosome 4, fArcCen1, whole genome shotgun sequence genome is shown below.
GTAGGCAATAGTGTTTCGATCCACGTTGAGTTTTTCACAACTTCGGTTCaggctgtgtgttttcttgaatGTTTTAAGAACAAACATATACCTGTGTTTGACATCTTCTGGGTGTTTCACTGTAAAAGCCAAgaacaaaacaatcacaacacATCCAGAGGCATGAACAAGTAAGTATATATGTGTTGAATTGTTTCCAATATTTACACTCTTAATACCTAAAATGTTAAATCACACAACTGAGCAGTCATACAAGACAGAACTCACTGTGACACATAGCTATATGACTGTGTCAgcaaatctgacattttctaaaaaaaaatgtaaaaaaacaatgttaactGCTACATAACATACTTCTTTTGCCAAACTGtgacactttcttcttcttcttcttcttggccttCTTGCTCTTTTTCCCGTCACTCGGTGAAGAAGACGACTCAGAGTCTGAGGCTGATGAATCTGAGGAACTGGAACTTGAGGGGGAATGATGTCGTTTTGCTgagaattgtaaaaaaaaaataaataaaaaaataaaataaagtgtactGTGAAAAAGAGACAAGTGGAGTATACAGTTGTGATCAAAAGTTGTGACAATGGCACAAAGTTTTGTATCCATCTacttttacatgtttatattaaattatttataaatgtgtctATGACACAGTGAAAATCTATCACAAACAattcgtccgtccatccatccatccattctcttccgcttatccttttcagggtcacgggggggctggagcctctcccagctgacatagggcaagaggcagggtacaccctgtacaggtcgctagCCTGTCGCAGGGTCAACACAGAGTGCTAACTCGCAAgcaattcatatttttcaaaaactgttACTGGCAAATAAATTTTGCTTTCTTAGTGTTGCAACTGCTGAAGCCTTTGGCCACGACtctaaaaacaaaccatttttttcattgaccGGACTGATGGAAGATGACTGACAGTTGAAGTTCTTCAACAGGTTAGATTATAAACTCTAAAAAAATGGATGAGGCTATAGATTGTAGGTGtcctctgtttttatatatatatatatatatatatatatatatatatatatatatatatatatatatatatatatatatatatatatatatatataaaagccatattgcatttttaaattatcaatcaatcaaagcaGATCACAATTTCTGTGTTTCACCTGAAGTAGTAGGGATGTTATCCAgtgcttttttcagctgttctctgAGGAAATTTCTTTCATCTTCAAGGACAGTAATTTTGTCTCTTAGCTGCTGAATTATTGCTGTAGCAGTTGGAGCCAACGTAGATGGAGTTCCTGGTGCtataatggtaaaaaaaatatatatcatcacaaaacaaaagaaaaaggacatgTTTAGATACAATGAAAACCAAGGAATcaattttgatgttttaattgtattataCAATGTATGGCaacattgttgggttttttgtttgagtTTCTCTTTTCCATAATGTTCTTCTTCTACAACAATTAAATTATTTCGGTGTCTTCACTGTTGTGTTATTAGCAGATTCTAAAATATGTTACGTTTCAGTCTATGGCTGCCAATAAATACTAACTTTTGCTTCAAACTTTACTTGTGAATACAGTCAAATTCTACAACAGAATGCTTTTTAACATATATGACAGTTTGCGCTTACAAAAATGAGTAATGATAGGTATTTTCCCCCTGTATTTTTGAAGACTTAATAGTGAACTGTAGGAAGTTTGAGAGGAGTATAGAATTAGGGGGTAGTGATTTATAAATACTGGTGCATTAAAGGTGTCATACTGAAAAAGCCTACATGAGTGTAGTCAATTAATGCTTGTGGATAAGATTGTATACTTACTTTCTCCTTTACCCTCTACATTGTCAAGTTGTTCCACCTGTGCAGATCCAGCACTGCCATCAGCACTCACAGATGGATGTACCTGGTTGGCTGTGTTGTACCTTCTTCTTAAAGGCATGGCTCTGAAATGTTAGAATATTGTATTGGAAACATTCAATGGTTTACTGGTAACTTTGGAATATTTAATGGCTATCGTTAATAATG
Proteins encoded:
- the LOC115778755 gene encoding uncharacterized protein LOC115778755, whose product is MPLRRRYNTANQVHPSVSADGSAGSAQVEQLDNVEGKGETPGTPSTLAPTATAIIQQLRDKITVLEDERNFLREQLKKALDNIPTTSAKRHHSPSSSSSSDSSASDSESSSSPSDGKKSKKAKKKKKKKVSQFGKRMKHPEDVKHRYMFVLKTFKKTHSLNRSCEKLNVDRNTIAYTAVIAEVLLVADSEEKCRVPPFTGGSLLKYAKEVKVFLDDEPELRARIDKKKKERELLPISYKIKGN